TTCCGCCGTCGGCACCGGTTGAGTGATCGCTTCTACCGGCTCGAGCACGGGCCGACCCACAATCTGCTGCGCCACCTCATGCGGTAACGCGACGCCCTCCGCTGATACTGCTACTGGCATTGCCTTCGCTTCTACCTCATGGACCTGCTGAACCTCCTGTTGGACAATCGCCTGCGTCACACCGGTCGCCTCGCGCGCTTCCCGCACCATCACCCGCTCTATGGGTTCGCCCATCGGGCGATCCTGAGTGGCGAGTTGCTGAATTGGGTGGCTTGTCTCCACGGGCTCAGCGTGAATGGGCGGCGCAGTCTCAACGGCAACCTCCCGCTCAACGGGAGTCGTCACTGACATCGGCCGCTGTTCGGTCTGCGCAGCCTGTATCGGCTGCACCATCGCCGTCCGCTCCACTACCCGCCGCTCAACGGGTTTCGGAAGGGCGACTGGCACTGGCTTGGACCGCATCGCTTGTTGTGGCGGGACCGTTGGTGGAGGCTGCACCACTGGGATCGAGTCGCTCGGTGAACGGGGCGGAGGAGGCGTGGGCGCCAACACTACATCCCAACGAAAGGGGGCAGGTTCACGCTTTGGCTGGAGATCGACGACACCTTGCAGCGCTAAGGCAAGGGCACCGCTATGCAGCAGGACGGAAATCAGCCAGCCGCTTCGGCGAAAATCCTCCGGCCTTGACCACTCCACTCCCATTCCAACTGGTGTCATACCGGCTCCGTTTCTCAAATCCCGCCTTCGCAATCGAGCGAGAGACAACAAAAAAGCCCAAAGCTGCCGAGAAGGCAACCTTGGGCTCTGATCTCGTGGGACCGTTGGCCTTATGAGTCTGCGCGCTGGGCGAAACGGTGGCTTTGGAGCGCGCTCTTCTTGATTTCAATTCTCAATATCATATAATGGAAAGCTCTGTCAAGGGCCTCTCCGCAGAAGAGATCCCTAACCTCGGGGACATCATATTGCCTAGTGAACGTCGGATGCAGAAGATGCAATGCCGGATCCGCTCAAAAGCTCGCTGCAGGCGGCAACACCGGCATCACCGAAGGAGTCTGGAGTCTACGCCGCCAAATCGCCTTTGGGGTGAACGCTCCATGTAACTGCCGTAGAATATTTCCTCAGTAGGACTCCCCCGCCAATCAAGGAATCGAATGATCCGGAAATTACGCTTCCTTACCAATGAAGCATCGTCGTGCTATGCCATCACCAAACACCGAGCCGGCGAAGGCAACGACACCAACCTGGATCGAGACTGCAATTCAATCATTCTTACCTCGCTTTCCCGAACGAAGTGTCCTATGATACAAACTGAAATCCGGCAACACTCAAGGTTGTACCCCTCGTGTCGCAGACTGAGTCAGCGCGGAGGATCATCATCCTGTCGCCGGTCGACCTGACGACGCTCATTATCACCGGACTGGTCTTCGGGCTCGATATTCTGACCCCGACCGGAGTCGCCGTCGGAGTCCTCTACGTCGCACCTGTTTTTTCTACGCTGCGGTCTACCCGCCCGAACTCTACCATACAACTGTCCAGCCTATGCACGTTGCTCGTCCTCCTCGGGACGTTTCCCTTGCCGACCACCGAAGTCCTGACTCCTTTCGTGATTACGAACCGCCTTCTTGCCTTATTCAGCATTTGGGTGACCGCCCTCCTCGTCAGAAATTATCGTCGCACTGCAGGGGAAATGGCACGGCTGGCGGCTATCGTGACCTCGTCCGATGATGCAATCATCGGCATGTCCCTTGATGGGAGAATCGACACCTGGAACGCCGGGGCTGAGCAGATGTACGGCTATAGCGCCGAGGAGATCAAGAAACAGCCGATTACAGTGTTGCTGCCGGACGACCGAAAAGATGAATTGATTGAGATCCTCGCGCGCATCAGACGCGGCGAACACGTACGGCATTTCGAAACCGTGAGAAAGAATAAGCGCGGTGAACTGCGTCACGTCGCCTTGACGGTCTCTCCAATTATTGACGAACAGGGTACGATCCTCGGCGCCTCGAAAATCTCTCAAGACATTACAGAAGAAAAGGAGGCGCGGGAAGAACGTGCGAGGCTGCTCAACGAGTTGCAGGCCGCTCTCGCCAAGGTGAAACGACTCGAGGGCTTTCTCCCAGTGTGCTCGGCCTGCAAAAAGATTCGGGACGATACCGGTCAGTGGGTCCCATTCGAACGCTACATCACCGAGCATTCCGAAGCGGTATTCTCGCACGGGTACTGCCCAACCTGTTTTGAATCGACGATGCAGCAGCTCAAGCACAAGATCACGTGATCCCGTCTCGAAATTGACACAGCTGTAGCCTGAATTGTGACGCCTGGTCTTGACGGAACCGTCAGGGATTCACAGGGGTTGGAGTGGAATGCGGCCGGTCAAACAGGCCGTTCCCCGCGCCATACAAGGAGTAGGCCAAGATCAAGGTTTGCAACCATTAAAGCACCAGCCCTGGCACCAAGATTGCTTTTCATGTTAGATAGAAAGAAGAGACGCTTCGAAACGACCACCCATCGGGAGCACGTGCAAGAGACCGCTCACGGATCCACAAGGAGGCAGCATGGCATTGAGTCACAGCAACGCTGATCCGACCGGAAACCTGACCGCCGCTTCGAGCACAAGCGACGCCATCCCCCGTAGCCTGACGTACGATGAAAAGAAGGCGGCCGAGGCCGCGTTCCGCGGGGAGCCGTTCAATCCAACCTGGTCGGCCGGTGCACGACGGGTGTATGAAGGTATCGTGCTCGCCAAGGGGGCCCGTGCCTTACAGGCGTTGAGCGAACCAACGTTGGAAGATGAGTGCGTCGCGCCCTGATTGCGAGTGCAGGCGAAGCAGACTAAGGCCCGCCCTGGGCTTTCTGGCGATTGGCACTTCCCTGCAGATCCATATCGAATACCATCGGCCCGTCCGGTTTTTGGGGATCGAATCGAAACGGCATACGGTCCGCCACCAACTTCACAATCGGTACCGCCACGATGACCGGTGCCTTCTCGGTTGGGCTTGAGTGTAGCGCCAGACGCAACGTCTTCGGCCGTTGAGCCGCAGTCAGCTCCGCCAGGTTGTCCCGTCCCACAAATCCCACGACCATCCCGCTGCCATCCGCGAGTTTGTGCACCTCAAACATACCGCTATTCTGCGCCACCCGCTCCAGCCCCAAGTCCGGACTCTGCGTCACCAGCGCCATTCCCAGCATGCGGGCGGAAATGAACCCAAATCGCTCGATCGGAGCCCGCGAAAAAGATCCATTGCCGCTCAGCTCAGAAACCCCGTTTTTTTCCCGCAAGGCTTTCCGGAGTTCTTGCTCGCTGGCCTGACGGTCCACCGTCACCACTGACGGAGCCGCTTTCTGCATCGGCAGCACTTCGGTCTTGCCCCCACCCCGTGCCGCCTCCGCCGAGGGCGCCCACTGACCCCACACCGCCGCTCCAATGATCGCCATCATCAGCCCGACTCGATACAACCGCCGCGTCACGCTTCCCATCGGATCAACCTCTTCCGCTACATGTCTGTCACAAAAATTCCGCCTGCTCATTCTTCGGACCGGCTCCGGCGATTCTATGAGTCGGGACCGCAGAAAATCAAACCACAACCCGCCTGGGCCGGCCACGACCTGCTGAAGAGACTTGCTCCAAGGCGAGCAATCGTCGCTTCCGTTCGATACCCCAG
This Nitrospiraceae bacterium DNA region includes the following protein-coding sequences:
- a CDS encoding TonB family protein; amino-acid sequence: MTPVGMGVEWSRPEDFRRSGWLISVLLHSGALALALQGVVDLQPKREPAPFRWDVVLAPTPPPPRSPSDSIPVVQPPPTVPPQQAMRSKPVPVALPKPVERRVVERTAMVQPIQAAQTEQRPMSVTTPVEREVAVETAPPIHAEPVETSHPIQQLATQDRPMGEPIERVMVREAREATGVTQAIVQQEVQQVHEVEAKAMPVAVSAEGVALPHEVAQQIVGRPVLEPVEAITQPVPTAEPPTETVTVLPVPQRRVETVAPAKADFGWLAESLWKRIEDLKRYPSIARSRRWEGKVIVEAVIRHDGKILDCQIAQSSGHGVLDQDALTVLRRASPLPLKHPLGRDQVTILVPIAYRLAG
- a CDS encoding PAS domain S-box protein, yielding MSQTESARRIIILSPVDLTTLIITGLVFGLDILTPTGVAVGVLYVAPVFSTLRSTRPNSTIQLSSLCTLLVLLGTFPLPTTEVLTPFVITNRLLALFSIWVTALLVRNYRRTAGEMARLAAIVTSSDDAIIGMSLDGRIDTWNAGAEQMYGYSAEEIKKQPITVLLPDDRKDELIEILARIRRGEHVRHFETVRKNKRGELRHVALTVSPIIDEQGTILGASKISQDITEEKEAREERARLLNELQAALAKVKRLEGFLPVCSACKKIRDDTGQWVPFERYITEHSEAVFSHGYCPTCFESTMQQLKHKIT